A single genomic interval of Miscanthus floridulus cultivar M001 unplaced genomic scaffold, ASM1932011v1 fs_527_5, whole genome shotgun sequence harbors:
- the LOC136532133 gene encoding uncharacterized protein, whose translation MATSAPGNQKKAANDEVSPGVTLKLKILGPSRVNTIGISFQCTYRCEVECCDHAVAIIASKELATIRKEVAEETPDPKQSVGSFKPVEGAKEESVLVDFLCVNRDIFVWKPSDMPVVSHRQHILFAIVLMAVSVLQAVSTRVTTTVNLTGDDAAKRAYDVLEQNNLPRGLLPLGVKSYVLHPGGAFQVTLPGECNFFVSAAGKQFKFRYESSVSGIITSGSISRVSGVRIQVEFAWLGLNQVSRAGNQLNIQLEKSTQSFPISAFTPSARCS comes from the exons ATGGCCACGAGCGCGCCTGGAAACCAGAAGAAGGCCGCCAACGATGAGGTGTCGCCC ggtgttacactaaagCTGAAGATCCTGGGCCCAAGCAGGGTCAACACCATCGGCATCTCCTTCCAGTGCACCTACAGgtgtgaggtcgagtgttgcGATCACGCCGTGGCAATCattgcctccaaagagcttgcgaccatcaggaaggaggtcgccgaagaaacACCTGACCCCAAGCAGTCGGTCGGGTCTTTTAAGCCAgtggagggcgccaaggag gaaagcgtgctcgtcgacttcctctgtgtcaacagagacatctttgtgtggaaaccctcagacatgccag TCGTGTCCCACCGCCAGCATATCCTCTTCGCCATTGTCCTCATGGCTGTTTCCGTCCTCCAAGCCGTCTCCACCAGAGTAACCACCACGGTTAACTTGACCGGGGACGATGCGGCCAAAAGAGCCTATGATGTCCTGGAGCAGAACAACTTGCCACGGGGTCTTCTACCTCTCGGTGTGAAGTCTTACGTGCTCCACCCTGGTGGCGCTTTTCAGGTGACGCTCCCTGGTGAATGCAACTTCTTTGTCAGCGCTGCTGGAAAGCAATTCAAGTTTCGGTACGAGAGCAGCGTCAGTGGGATCATCACATCTGGGTCCATTAGCCGTGTGTCTGGCGTGAGGATTCAGGTGGAGTTCGCGTGGCTCGGGTTGAACCAGGTCAGCCGTGCTGGTAACCAGCTCAACATTCAGCTAGAGAAGTCTACCCAGTCGTTCCCCATCAGCGCCTTCACTCCGAGCGCACGATGCAGCTGA